A section of the Aigarchaeota archaeon genome encodes:
- a CDS encoding AraC family ligand binding domain-containing protein yields MRSSAEFEDAVKAAEEFVNTRTLESVKNQIQYARLYVSAFRSLDVYAPIMGSIQRVAETGELGGYEQDVKVALKGLSLLYSARYHRVYQDHRIFPTLYQYVQALELIEDGLYSAKDSHTLLKNIYENFVNAAERITLGNGIYVVNWKEVPDYHFTLYKKVGLRIARLIASEFIGLYVVKVRDKAPLHYHRFLDEHHFLPEYVEGLHYLDGKVCKTTQTDILYIRKEQVHGFKNKGAGEAAFVFVCGSKETGPWDFVQDIELVNEEIPDVGFDNIDDIGGRDLYKVLEKVRSLKQTFHERLSPEYMHLFQEVVGIRVEYVPHNKDRELICFVAEGDGTVEVEGRSHNVRSGDTFLLLSNTKVKILSPYMILYQFGYE; encoded by the coding sequence ATGAGAAGTTCTGCGGAGTTTGAGGATGCCGTAAAGGCTGCGGAAGAATTTGTAAATACTAGGACCTTGGAGTCTGTGAAAAACCAAATTCAATACGCCAGGCTTTATGTGAGCGCTTTTAGGAGCTTAGATGTGTATGCACCCATAATGGGATCGATCCAAAGGGTTGCAGAAACTGGCGAGTTAGGGGGCTACGAACAAGATGTTAAAGTAGCTCTTAAGGGATTATCCTTGCTGTACTCCGCAAGGTATCATCGAGTATACCAAGATCATAGAATTTTCCCAACACTCTACCAATACGTTCAAGCTCTAGAACTCATCGAAGACGGGTTATATTCTGCAAAGGACAGCCACACTCTGTTGAAAAACATCTATGAAAACTTTGTGAATGCAGCCGAACGGATCACACTGGGCAATGGTATATACGTAGTTAATTGGAAGGAAGTTCCAGACTACCATTTTACACTTTACAAAAAGGTTGGATTGCGGATTGCTAGATTAATTGCCAGCGAGTTTATAGGTCTTTACGTCGTTAAAGTAAGAGATAAAGCACCACTTCATTATCATCGTTTTCTCGACGAACACCATTTTTTGCCGGAATACGTGGAGGGGTTACATTATCTCGATGGCAAGGTATGTAAGACCACACAGACTGACATCCTCTACATAAGGAAGGAACAAGTGCATGGTTTTAAAAATAAAGGGGCAGGCGAAGCAGCATTCGTATTCGTATGTGGTTCTAAGGAAACCGGCCCATGGGACTTCGTTCAGGACATAGAGCTAGTTAATGAGGAAATTCCTGATGTTGGTTTTGATAACATCGACGATATTGGAGGGAGGGACTTGTATAAGGTCTTAGAAAAAGTTAGGAGTTTGAAGCAAACCTTTCACGAGCGCCTTTCACCGGAATATATGCACCTATTCCAAGAAGTGGTCGGAATACGTGTAGAGTACGTACCGCATAATAAAGACAGAGAGCTGATATGCTTTGTTGCGGAAGGAGATGGTACCGTCGAGGTAGAAGGCAGGAGTCACAACGTAAGATCAGGAGATACTTTCCTGCTTCTTTCTAATACGAAGGTGAAAATTTTAAGCCCATATATGATACTCTATCAATTTGGCTACGAGTGA
- a CDS encoding PAC2 family protein: MRKGVTVKSLVAALPGMGNVGGIAAAYLIEELKMEPIAEILDYMPPYVVHKNSLIEFERFSFRVYWGGRDFAVFTGFYQPQDPHILYELCEDLLDLAVSLSVRRIYTLGAAHTGISTPEPRVFYAVTDARLNEEIASYGAQQMRGEGYITGFNGLLLGLAAQRNIEGVCFLGEIERPDIAQPKASIEVLKRLSAALKLKHLDYTRLEEQVKRVELYISSLKRAEEFKQPKTKTDIPPGVM, from the coding sequence TTGAGGAAGGGCGTCACTGTTAAATCTTTAGTAGCGGCGCTTCCTGGCATGGGTAATGTAGGCGGCATTGCGGCGGCGTATCTAATAGAAGAGTTGAAGATGGAGCCAATAGCAGAGATACTGGACTATATGCCACCGTACGTCGTTCATAAAAATTCTCTTATAGAATTCGAAAGGTTTTCCTTTAGAGTATATTGGGGTGGAAGAGACTTTGCCGTCTTTACCGGATTTTATCAACCTCAAGACCCTCACATATTGTATGAGCTGTGTGAGGATCTGTTAGATTTGGCGGTCAGTTTAAGTGTTAGAAGAATATACACATTAGGAGCGGCGCATACCGGCATATCAACACCAGAGCCGAGAGTTTTTTACGCAGTAACAGATGCTAGGCTTAACGAAGAGATAGCGTCTTATGGAGCTCAGCAAATGCGGGGCGAGGGGTACATAACTGGTTTTAATGGTCTCCTGTTAGGTTTAGCAGCACAACGCAACATAGAGGGAGTGTGTTTTCTCGGAGAAATAGAAAGACCCGATATAGCACAGCCCAAAGCTTCGATAGAAGTGCTGAAAAGACTCTCCGCGGCTTTAAAGCTCAAGCACCTAGACTACACAAGGCTTGAAGAACAAGTAAAGAGGGTTGAGCTCTACATTAGCTCACTTAAGAGAGCTGAAGAGTTTAAACAGCCAAAAACTAAGACAGACATTCCGCCGGGCGTTATGTGA
- a CDS encoding DegT/DnrJ/EryC1/StrS family aminotransferase — protein MVNKKIRINQPVIDESEIREVSKVLETGILTTWHGSGERVSEFEKRFASYIGVEYAIAVNSGTAALHTALAACGIGHGDEVIVPAMTFVATANVVLIQGARPVFVDVDPETLCMDPEKFQNAITDNTKAVIPVHVYGCPAEMDAIMEIAEDKGLIVIEDAAQAHGALYKGRKVGSIGHMGCFSFFASKNMTTGEGGIITTNDAEYARKCRLFRTHGQEEAHMAVMPGLNYRMTEFEAAIGLVQLSKLDKLNAVRARNAETLANYLKDIPGIMTPTFPSHVKPSHYVYTIRVKSGPKKSRDALRKHLVENGIEAAIYWPNPVHLHPLYMGLYGYQRGSLPISEEASDEVLSLPVHPKVSVEDLHYIAEKISEFFTSDL, from the coding sequence TTGGTCAATAAAAAGATTCGAATAAACCAACCCGTAATCGATGAGTCGGAGATAAGGGAAGTTTCTAAGGTCCTTGAGACGGGCATACTTACTACCTGGCACGGTAGCGGCGAGAGAGTTAGTGAATTTGAGAAAAGGTTTGCATCATATATAGGTGTTGAGTATGCAATCGCCGTAAACTCCGGAACCGCTGCTCTTCATACAGCCCTCGCAGCATGTGGCATAGGACATGGTGACGAAGTCATAGTACCGGCGATGACTTTCGTGGCCACAGCAAACGTCGTGCTCATCCAAGGTGCCAGACCCGTATTTGTGGACGTAGACCCTGAAACGTTATGTATGGACCCTGAAAAGTTTCAGAATGCTATAACAGACAATACGAAGGCGGTAATACCTGTGCATGTTTATGGATGTCCCGCCGAGATGGATGCCATAATGGAAATTGCTGAAGATAAAGGGCTAATCGTTATCGAGGATGCGGCTCAAGCGCATGGAGCACTCTACAAAGGCAGAAAAGTCGGCAGCATTGGCCATATGGGTTGTTTTAGCTTCTTCGCCAGTAAGAACATGACGACTGGCGAAGGCGGAATTATAACCACTAATGATGCCGAATACGCCAGAAAGTGCAGACTCTTCAGAACGCACGGTCAGGAGGAAGCACACATGGCCGTGATGCCTGGACTGAACTATAGGATGACAGAATTCGAGGCTGCGATAGGTCTCGTGCAACTTTCGAAACTGGATAAGCTAAACGCCGTTAGGGCGAGGAATGCAGAAACTCTAGCAAATTATCTTAAAGACATACCCGGCATCATGACTCCAACCTTTCCTTCTCATGTCAAACCATCACACTACGTCTATACGATAAGAGTCAAAAGTGGGCCTAAAAAGTCAAGAGATGCGCTCCGAAAACATCTCGTAGAAAATGGTATTGAAGCCGCGATTTATTGGCCAAATCCAGTCCACTTACATCCGCTTTACATGGGACTTTACGGTTACCAAAGGGGTTCGCTACCCATATCCGAGGAGGCTTCAGACGAAGTGCTCTCTCTACCAGTACATCCTAAGGTGAGTGTTGAGGATTTGCACTACATAGCTGAAAAGATCAGCGAGTTTTTCACGAGCGACCTCTAG
- a CDS encoding M67 family metallopeptidase, which yields MTLIIRKADLDEVIGHALETYPEECCGLLIGRREGDKKVVVRVIKSKNVYVGDRRVRYVVDPLDIYNAEKDAEIHGLMLIGVYHSHPNYPARPSAYDAEVAWPSMTYLIVSIYERKIENVTAWIFYEKNKEFYEESLTIV from the coding sequence TTGACACTCATAATACGCAAGGCCGACCTGGACGAAGTGATCGGACATGCCTTAGAAACATACCCAGAAGAGTGCTGCGGACTTCTAATAGGAAGAAGGGAAGGTGATAAGAAAGTTGTCGTTAGAGTCATCAAGAGCAAAAACGTTTACGTAGGGGATAGAAGAGTAAGATACGTAGTTGACCCATTAGACATATATAATGCGGAAAAAGATGCGGAAATACATGGTTTAATGCTCATCGGCGTATACCATTCCCATCCTAACTATCCCGCAAGACCGTCGGCCTACGACGCAGAAGTTGCTTGGCCCTCCATGACGTATCTTATAGTTTCAATATATGAGAGGAAAATCGAGAACGTTACTGCATGGATTTTCTATGAGAAGAATAAGGAGTTTTATGAGGAAAGCTTAACTATCGTTTAA
- a CDS encoding translation initiation factor eIF-1A, whose product MGKRKIVSESDVLEEPVSPGPGDVYGVVVKMYGYDRALVECSDGKQRLCRIKGQLKRRIWIKEGDLVLVSPWEFQQDRGDIFWRFTRNQAIELAKQGALPDFLKARIEAG is encoded by the coding sequence ATGGGAAAAAGAAAGATAGTATCCGAATCCGACGTTTTAGAAGAGCCAGTGAGCCCAGGACCTGGGGACGTTTATGGTGTTGTCGTAAAGATGTATGGGTACGACAGGGCTTTAGTGGAATGCTCAGATGGAAAGCAAAGGTTATGCAGGATAAAGGGACAATTAAAAAGGAGAATTTGGATTAAGGAAGGAGACCTGGTGTTGGTCAGTCCTTGGGAATTTCAACAGGATAGGGGAGACATTTTTTGGAGGTTCACGAGGAACCAAGCGATAGAATTAGCTAAGCAAGGTGCCTTACCCGACTTCCTTAAGGCAAGGATAGAGGCCGGGTAA
- a CDS encoding radical SAM protein, which yields MSGVPISLGFSAIRIILSSSQPRALIRKGLEKCGKCGKRPIDIFFDECLGIKQKKCITCASIVSALKFFTFITLKALNTNRDALVKALSVSYWRKGLTSTIKGLAWFGATKPFVTGAPLFVVWNFTNRCNLRCKHCYQNASASLPTELTTSEALHVVKELSDADVTSIAFSGGEPLVRQDFFEVASSARDNGMYVTIASNGTLITKDVAKKLAKTVHYAEISLDSINPKTHDEFRGILGSWDRAVSAIKYLTEEGVTVGVATTVTKHNILEIQKMIDFIEGLGADYFICFNFIPTGRATEILEEDPTPQEREELMRYLYRRLVFNMIQNKKLKIYTTAPQFARVGLETREEIINEICAANPTAPCVEPVIPTTHYTNIPGITPEVAEFIGGCGAGRVYAAISPEGDVQPCVFMPIKLGNLRHESFEKIWLSSRVLNDLRDRNRLKGGCGVCSYKLICGGCRARAYGYFGDYLMSDPGCIRRIYEKSLHMLQLQTVKH from the coding sequence ATGAGTGGCGTACCGATTTCGCTTGGCTTCAGTGCCATACGCATTATTCTCTCAAGTTCGCAACCAAGAGCATTAATAAGGAAGGGTTTGGAAAAATGCGGAAAGTGTGGTAAGAGACCCATAGACATATTTTTTGATGAATGTTTGGGAATTAAACAAAAGAAGTGTATCACATGCGCATCGATCGTTTCTGCACTTAAGTTTTTTACTTTTATCACTTTAAAGGCACTAAATACCAACCGAGACGCGCTGGTCAAAGCTTTGAGCGTATCGTATTGGAGAAAAGGTCTGACGTCAACCATAAAGGGCTTGGCTTGGTTTGGTGCAACAAAACCTTTCGTCACGGGTGCGCCATTATTCGTTGTCTGGAACTTTACGAATAGATGCAACCTCAGGTGTAAACATTGTTATCAAAATGCCAGTGCAAGTCTGCCAACGGAACTCACAACAAGCGAGGCACTTCATGTCGTTAAGGAGCTTTCAGATGCCGATGTAACTTCTATTGCATTTTCGGGAGGGGAGCCACTCGTCAGACAGGATTTCTTCGAAGTCGCAAGTAGTGCAAGGGATAACGGCATGTATGTAACGATCGCTTCAAACGGCACACTCATAACTAAGGATGTCGCTAAAAAGCTTGCCAAAACCGTTCACTACGCTGAAATAAGCCTGGACAGTATAAACCCGAAAACGCACGATGAATTTAGGGGGATTCTCGGTAGTTGGGATAGGGCGGTTTCCGCAATCAAATACCTGACGGAGGAGGGCGTTACAGTAGGCGTTGCCACGACCGTAACTAAACATAACATACTAGAGATACAAAAAATGATCGACTTTATCGAGGGACTCGGAGCAGACTATTTCATATGTTTTAATTTCATACCGACTGGTAGGGCTACAGAGATCTTAGAAGAGGATCCAACACCACAAGAAAGGGAAGAACTCATGAGATACTTATATAGGAGGCTAGTTTTTAATATGATTCAAAACAAGAAGTTGAAAATATACACTACAGCGCCTCAGTTTGCCAGAGTTGGACTCGAGACAAGAGAGGAAATTATAAATGAGATTTGCGCAGCTAACCCGACGGCCCCATGCGTTGAACCTGTAATACCTACGACTCACTACACAAACATTCCTGGAATAACTCCAGAAGTTGCGGAGTTCATCGGTGGTTGCGGCGCAGGCAGGGTTTATGCAGCGATAAGCCCTGAAGGCGATGTTCAGCCGTGTGTCTTCATGCCCATAAAACTTGGTAACTTAAGGCACGAAAGTTTTGAAAAAATATGGCTTAGTTCAAGGGTTCTTAACGATCTTAGGGACAGGAATAGACTGAAGGGCGGATGCGGAGTGTGTTCGTATAAGCTCATCTGCGGAGGCTGTAGGGCTAGAGCTTATGGATATTTTGGAGACTATCTGATGTCTGACCCGGGTTGTATCAGGAGAATTTATGAAAAATCACTACATATGTTACAACTTCAGACTGTTAAACATTAA
- a CDS encoding DUF126 domain-containing protein: MNAILELRGRVIKGGMAEGEALVSSQPISFYGGVDPETGVIKEKGHELEGKSIAGKILIFPYGKGSTVGSYVMYRLKKKGVAPNAIINQRCEPIVAVGAIISNIPTVDCVDTSKFKNGDWIKIEDGKIIVKRR, from the coding sequence ATGAACGCCATTTTAGAGTTAAGAGGTAGGGTCATAAAAGGAGGAATGGCTGAAGGTGAAGCGCTGGTTTCATCGCAACCAATATCATTTTACGGAGGCGTCGACCCCGAAACGGGAGTGATTAAGGAAAAGGGGCACGAGTTAGAGGGGAAGAGCATAGCCGGAAAGATCTTGATCTTTCCGTATGGAAAAGGTTCGACCGTTGGCTCCTACGTAATGTACAGGTTAAAGAAAAAGGGCGTGGCGCCAAACGCGATAATAAATCAGAGGTGCGAGCCCATAGTCGCCGTAGGTGCAATAATAAGTAACATACCTACTGTTGATTGCGTTGATACCAGCAAATTTAAGAACGGTGACTGGATAAAAATAGAAGACGGGAAAATAATTGTGAAGCGACGCTAG
- a CDS encoding MarR family transcriptional regulator: MDTLLFVFIMLFVTQTTIFYALLRRASAHKRMTSNDAIISELIDIKEAISKLENRLLTHNSTFKVPEKITEDDFNQTCYKVLELLKIEGPSSSSELSIKLNRSREHISRILKNLYMKGLVTRTGKPFKYKITDRGLAFLENAT; encoded by the coding sequence ATGGATACGCTGCTATTCGTCTTCATCATGCTGTTTGTTACGCAGACAACGATATTTTACGCATTATTGCGTAGAGCTAGTGCACATAAGAGAATGACGTCAAATGATGCAATCATAAGTGAGTTGATAGATATAAAAGAAGCGATCAGCAAGTTAGAAAACAGACTACTCACACATAACTCCACATTTAAAGTTCCTGAAAAAATAACGGAAGATGACTTTAACCAGACGTGTTATAAGGTATTAGAGCTTCTAAAAATTGAAGGCCCTTCCTCATCATCGGAGCTTAGCATTAAGCTCAATAGAAGCCGTGAGCATATATCCAGAATCCTAAAGAACCTCTATATGAAAGGACTTGTCACGAGGACTGGCAAGCCCTTTAAATATAAAATAACCGATAGAGGCCTCGCCTTTTTGGAGAATGCTACATAA
- a CDS encoding cysteine synthase family protein yields MNRHNTQVQEDYDIYYLRIYDKPLKLIGNTPLCRLKKLPTKYGIKDSVKIYAKLEFFNPGGSVKDRAALNIILSAIRNETLKPDKTILDATSGNMGVSYSMIAANLGYKCKMLVPANTSSKKIAIMKAYGAEVVYTNPVDGIDGAIRKARELYEQDPKAYFYANQYDNEANWLAHYTTTGPEIIKQTKGSLTHFIAGVGTSGTLMGVGRRLKEFNPSIKLVEVQPDSGFHGIEGLKHMSTNIRPKIYDENLSDMRIDVSTLEAYKMVKELARVEGILVGISSGAAFAAVLKVARELEDGVLVTIFPDGGDRYVEERFWKEETQT; encoded by the coding sequence ATTAATCGACACAACACACAGGTCCAAGAAGATTACGATATTTACTACCTTAGAATTTACGATAAACCTTTAAAACTTATCGGCAACACGCCGCTTTGTAGGCTTAAAAAGTTACCCACAAAATATGGCATAAAGGACAGCGTTAAGATTTATGCCAAACTTGAGTTTTTCAACCCAGGAGGTTCTGTTAAGGACAGAGCTGCTCTGAACATAATACTGAGCGCAATAAGGAATGAAACTCTAAAACCAGATAAAACGATCCTCGATGCTACCTCAGGCAATATGGGAGTTTCTTATTCGATGATTGCAGCGAACCTCGGCTATAAATGTAAGATGTTGGTTCCAGCGAACACCAGTAGTAAGAAGATTGCTATCATGAAGGCCTATGGGGCCGAAGTTGTATACACAAACCCTGTGGACGGGATAGACGGTGCGATTAGAAAAGCCCGCGAACTATATGAGCAAGATCCGAAGGCATACTTTTACGCGAACCAATACGACAACGAAGCAAACTGGTTAGCTCACTACACAACAACGGGTCCTGAGATTATCAAACAAACCAAGGGAAGTTTAACACATTTTATCGCAGGTGTTGGAACGTCCGGAACACTCATGGGGGTTGGAAGGAGGTTAAAAGAGTTTAATCCGAGTATAAAGCTTGTTGAGGTTCAACCAGACTCGGGCTTTCATGGAATCGAGGGGCTAAAACATATGAGTACGAACATAAGACCTAAGATATATGACGAGAATCTTAGCGATATGCGCATAGATGTATCCACACTCGAGGCGTACAAAATGGTTAAAGAGCTTGCAAGGGTCGAAGGCATCCTCGTCGGCATATCGTCTGGTGCTGCGTTTGCCGCTGTACTAAAGGTAGCTAGAGAGCTAGAGGATGGGGTACTGGTAACTATATTTCCGGACGGAGGAGATAGGTATGTTGAAGAACGTTTCTGGAAAGAAGAGACCCAGACCTAA
- a CDS encoding 2TM domain-containing protein — MVHLVIYVIINALLIFINLYTSPHVIWFIWPLLGWGIGLILHFIFSRRRFVIAGCEKKIASIEMKMKSKKAAEKR, encoded by the coding sequence TTGGTACACTTGGTCATTTACGTTATAATCAACGCTTTATTAATATTCATAAACCTCTATACATCTCCTCACGTCATATGGTTCATATGGCCTTTGTTAGGCTGGGGCATAGGGCTCATCCTTCATTTTATCTTCTCACGAAGGAGGTTCGTTATTGCCGGTTGTGAAAAGAAGATCGCTAGTATAGAGATGAAAATGAAGTCGAAAAAGGCTGCCGAAAAGCGGTAA
- the ilvE gene encoding branched-chain-amino-acid transaminase yields the protein MNEPLVYIDGKFYPKSEAKISVYDHGLLYGDGVFEGIRVYDGVIFLLKEHIDRLYNSAKFIKLNIPISKEEMIAAVVETVKRNRAKDSYVRLIVTRGVGDLGLDPRKCSKSSIIIIVEQVQLVGGAAKERGISTIIASTRRDSVSATTHEVKSLNYLNSILAKLEAIEAGADMAIMLDSRGFVSEAEAANLFIVRDGIIATPPPTAGILDGVTRRRIMKLIRELGMEIVERDITPFELVTAEEVFLTGTGAEILPVVKINGIQIGDGIPGPITKRIMQEFERIIRSGKEGVKVQFD from the coding sequence GTGAATGAACCGTTAGTTTATATTGACGGAAAGTTTTATCCCAAATCTGAGGCAAAAATTTCTGTGTACGACCATGGTTTACTTTACGGAGATGGTGTCTTTGAAGGAATAAGAGTCTATGACGGCGTAATATTTCTGTTAAAGGAACACATAGATAGGCTATATAACTCGGCGAAGTTCATCAAACTTAACATACCCATTTCAAAAGAGGAAATGATAGCTGCTGTTGTTGAAACTGTCAAGAGGAACCGGGCTAAGGATTCTTACGTCAGACTCATAGTAACTAGAGGTGTAGGCGATTTAGGTTTAGACCCCAGAAAATGTTCCAAGTCGAGCATAATAATCATAGTTGAGCAGGTACAACTGGTAGGAGGGGCTGCTAAAGAAAGAGGCATATCCACAATAATAGCATCAACAAGAAGAGATTCCGTCTCGGCGACCACACATGAAGTTAAGTCGTTAAACTACCTCAACAGCATACTCGCGAAACTGGAGGCCATCGAAGCTGGTGCTGATATGGCCATCATGCTCGACAGCAGAGGGTTCGTCTCAGAGGCGGAGGCGGCAAACCTTTTCATCGTTAGGGACGGCATTATAGCTACACCACCACCGACCGCGGGCATTCTGGACGGCGTGACGAGAAGGAGAATTATGAAGTTAATACGTGAACTTGGAATGGAGATCGTAGAAAGGGACATAACACCATTTGAGTTGGTTACTGCAGAAGAGGTTTTCTTGACGGGAACAGGCGCTGAGATATTACCGGTAGTTAAGATAAACGGCATACAAATTGGAGACGGCATACCTGGACCAATAACTAAAAGGATCATGCAGGAGTTCGAGAGAATTATAAGAAGTGGAAAAGAGGGCGTAAAAGTCCAGTTTGACTGA